Proteins encoded by one window of Candidatus Limnocylindrales bacterium:
- a CDS encoding glycosyl hydrolase 108 family protein → MNFLDSFARLIGNEGEFDDDSTDRGNWTGGRIGVGTLKGTKYGISAAAFPDLDIKSVTLDQARAIYMRRYWGPAGCDLVPEALKFPLFDFAVNSGPGKAARMLQRAVGAIEDGSIGPKTLMSIQSMPIDKVLRRFDAHRNLHFTDDPAWPTYGRGWIRRVALNALEAS, encoded by the coding sequence ATGAACTTCCTCGACTCGTTCGCGCGGCTGATCGGAAATGAAGGCGAGTTCGACGACGACTCGACCGATCGCGGCAACTGGACCGGCGGCCGCATCGGCGTTGGCACGCTGAAGGGCACGAAGTACGGCATCAGCGCCGCCGCGTTTCCAGACCTCGACATCAAGTCTGTCACGCTTGACCAGGCGCGCGCCATCTACATGCGGCGTTACTGGGGGCCCGCCGGCTGCGACCTGGTGCCCGAGGCGTTGAAGTTTCCGCTGTTCGATTTCGCCGTCAACAGCGGGCCCGGCAAGGCGGCGCGGATGCTGCAGCGCGCGGTGGGCGCGATCGAGGACGGAAGCATCGGCCCGAAGACGCTGATGTCGATCCAGAGCATGCCGATCGACAAGGTGCTGCGCCGCTTCGACGCGCATCGAAACCTGCACTTCACCGATGACCCGGCCTGGCCAACCTATGGCCGAGGCTGGATCCGCCGTGTGGCGCTCAATGCGCTGGAGGCCTCATGA